Sequence from the Sphingomonas koreensis genome:
GCATCGCTTGTGCCTCTTCACGTTCGTACTGGGTAATGTAGTCAGAAGCGTTCGCAGCGGCGAGGCACCGAAGGGCCGCCTGCACGTCCTTTCGGACGCCTGTGCCGCTCAGGTAGCATTTCGCCATCTCAAGCTGCGCGCTACCGTCGCCTGCCCGGGCAACTCGCTCGTACCAGCGAAACATCGTCCGCTTCTTCCCCATCTCGCGGTAGAGTGCCGCAATGTTCGTAGCTGCCGCATGACTGCCGCGCTTCCAAGCCTTCCGATAGAGCGCCATCGCCATAGCTTTGTCGGCCGCGACGCCTTCGCCGACATCGTACATATAGCCCAAAGCTTGGAGGCACATGGCATCTCCAAGGGCCGCCCCTCTCTCGTAGCATTGCAACGCATGAGCGAAATTACCCGCTTCTGCTGCGTTGTATGCAATTCGGAGAAGCGCATCGGTATCCGGCATGACCCGCAATTGGCATTTTTTTGAGCGCAGGACCAATGACCGCAACGGGGTCGCTTCGGGAAAGGCCGCTTTTATCAGTCCACGGCCTGGCCGGCCGTCACCCCCGCCTTGTGCCCGGGTCCAGCGGGAGGCGAGTGCAGGACGGGAGGCTCGAGCGAATTGGTCGGGAAGCCGTGGACCTCGGCACAGGGCCGGGGTGACGGTGGAGGGGTTGGTCCTGGAAGCCCTTCGAAACCTCTATTTGCGGCGCTTGGCCGTGCTCTTCTCGATCCGCGACACGCCGTGGCCGATGATATCGCGCATGGCGCGCGCGGCGCGTTCGCCGTCGCCGGCTTCGATCGCGTCGACGATCTGGGCGTGGCCGCGGACGCTGGTCTGGTGTTCTTCGGCCTCGTTGACCGGCGAGCTCATCCGGAACGACGCCATCAGCGCGGTCTCGATCACCGCCGAGAGCGATCGCATCAGCGCATTGTCCGATGCACGCCCGATCGCCTTGTGGAACTGGAGGTCGGCCTCGGCGAAATCGCGCGCGCTGTCGGTCGCGTCGCGCATCCCCGCGAGGTGACGGCGCATCTCGGCCAGGTCCTCGTCGGTGCGGCGCTCGGCCGCAGCACGGGCGGCGGCGGACTCGATCGCGACGCGGATCTCGGCCAGGTCGCGCAGGAACGCCATGTCGAAACCCTGGCTCACCTTCCACGCCAGGATGTCGGCATCGAAGTAATTCCAGTGCGAACTGTCGAGCACCGTGGTGCCGACGCGCGTCTTGGACACGATCAGCCCCTTCGCGGTCAGCGTCTTGAAGACTTCGCGCAACACCGTGCGCGAAATCCCGAACCGCGCGAGGATTTCCGCCTCCTGCGGCAGCTTGGCACCCGGCGCGATGACGCCGGAAAGGATCTCGTTACCCAGAGTCTGCGCCACCTGATCGTGGCTGGAACGGATGTTGCGCGCGAACCGGCCGAAACGGGGTTCGTCCTTCTCGCTGCCCTTCTGTTCGTTCACCCGTAACACCCGTTCCTGCTCCCCTTGCCGGTTCGCGCGCGCCGTCCGTTTCAGGAGAGCGGCACGTGGCCGGTCTCTCTGTATGCGGCGAAGCGCTGCGCTTTTCCATCCGCGATTTGTTCCGCGTACCGGCCTCGAATGAAGCGGGGCGCTCCGTCATGGCCAGACGGCCGTGACGAAGCGCCCCTTAGCCGCGCCGGGGAGGGGTGGCAGGCGGCTGTCAGAAGCGGACCCGGACACCCGCCGAGACGCGGCGGCCCGTGGTACGGTACTCCTTGGTGCGGTCCTCGCTCATCGAGTAGAGGAACTCCTTGGCATTGTTCAGATTCACGGCGTCGGCAAAGATGGTGAAGTTCGACGTGACGTCATAGGCCAGGCTCACATCGAGCTGGCCGTAGCCCTTGAAATATTCCTGCTCCGAATTGCGGCCGATCGCGGTCTGGAGGAAGTCGTCGCGATAGGTGTACGCGACACGGGCCTGGACGCCATATTTCTCGTAGAAGCCGACAAGGCTGTACGAATATTCCGAAAGACCTTCCAGGCTGTAGCTTTGGCCTGCGACGATGCTGGGATATTGCGCGTCGGACTCGGTGTAGTTGAAGCTGGTCTGGACGCCGAAGCCATCGAATGGTGCGGGCAGCCAGTTGCCGAACGACTGGCGGTAGCCGACCTCGAAGCCCTTCACGGTTGCGCCCTTGCCATTGGCAGGCACGGTGACGCGGAACTTGATCTGATCGACGATCTCGTCGGTCGTGACGGTGGTCACGAACGAGCCGATCTTCTTGTAGAAGGCGGCAACGTTGATCAGCGAATCCCGAGCGAAATACCATTCGGCACCGAGCTCGACCTGATCCGCGCGGAACGGCTGCAAGTCGGGGTTGCCGCGACGGATCGTCTCGTTGCCCGGATTGGTCTGGACCGACATGCGCGGGGACAGGTCGGTCAGCGTCGGGCGCGTCATCACCTTGGATGCGGCGAAGCGGAGGATGAGATCGTCCGTGACCGAAAGCCGCATGTTGAGCGACGGGAGCCAGTCGTCATATTTGCCGCGGAAGTTCACCGGAACGGCCGTGGGGGTCAGGATGATGTCGTTCTGACCGGTCGGGTTGCCGTTCGCATCGAGCCGCGGACGGGCGCTGACGATCGTGCGCGACGCACCCGAGGAGGTGTAGTCGGTATTCTCGTAGCGCAGGCCGAGGTTGATCACGAGCGGCATGCCCGCGACTTCGGTATCGAGCGAGCCCATCAGATAGGCCGATTTCACCTTCTCGTCGATCACAGAGGAAGCCGTGGCCGAGCGGACGGCGGGGTCGAAGACGAGGCCGTCCTGGGTGGCGAACTGGTCGACCTGGCGGACCAGCGCATGCGGATCGTAGATCAGCCAGTCGCGCAGGATGTTGCCGTCATGGCTGGCAAAGAAGTTGCGGCCGGTTGATTCGAACAGCGAAGCGGGAAGCACGCGATCGGATCCGCAATAGCGGCATTGCTGATCGAACGGCGTTTCATAGCCGTCGATCGACTTGATCCGGCTCGATGCCATCACGCCGGCGGTCAGCGTCAGATTGCCGCCGCCCGGCTTCCATTCGACGTCGGCCTTGTACTCCTCGATCTCGTCGTCGCCGTCCGATCCGCCGCCCCAGATATAATAGTGCGCGGTCACGCCCTGCGGGTTGGTCGCGGCGTTGGCGTAATTGGGGCTGGTGAAGCCGTAGTCGTAGATCGGGCTGCCGCTGCGGCGGTCGAACCAGTGATCGATATTCTTGCGGCGGATGGTGGTGAACAGGTTGTTGGCGTGCCCGCGCTTGCGCGCGTCCGACAGCGACATGTCGAGCCCGACCTTGAGGTCGTCGGTCGGGCGCCAGTCGACATTGATGCCGAACTGGCTCGTCGTCACGTTGCGGTCGTCATACTGGATGATCTGGTCGACGAAGCCGCCGACATAGCGCTGGTACACCGCTTCGCCGCCGGTCTGGACGCCGTTGACGATGCTGCCGCCCTTCACCACCTGCTCGACCAGGGTGCCGCCCGAGAAATCGTAGGCGAGACCGGTCTGCTGTTCGATGAAACGGGCCTTCGATACCAGTGCGTCGATCGTTACGGTCAGCTTGTCGCTCGGGCGCATCTGCACCGCGGCGTTGAAGCCCCAGCGGGTCATTTCGCGCTCGAAGAAGAAGGGCGACAGGTTGGACGGCATCGAGACGCCTGAGAAGGGCGTGACACCCGGCCCGACGCGCGCGCCGGCGACGCCGCCGGCGGTATAGTAGCTGTCGGTCGACGAGCGGCGGACATGGCCCGCACCGATGGTGAACTCGTCGATCCGGTTGTCCTGCTTGGCCCAGACGCCGGCCAGTGCGACGCCGAAGGTGCCGGCATCGTTCTTCCAGCTTGCCACGCCCGAGAATTCGGGGTTCCAGCTGTCGGCGATCTCCGACCACATGCCGGTCGCGGCGCCGGCGAACTTGAAGCCCGTCTTCTGGTCGAGCGGACGCAGCGTCTTGACGTTGATCGTCGCGCCGATCGACGATCCGTTGAGGTTCGCCTGGGGCGATTTGTACACATCCGCGCCCGAGATGATCTCCGACGGGATCACGTCGAACGAGAATTCGCGGCCGTTATTGTCGGTCGCCAGCGTACGGCCGTTGACGGTGACGGCATTGAATTTGGGGCCGAAGCCGCGGACGGTGACGTAGCGGCCCTCGCCGCGATTGCGCTCGATCGTGACGCCGGCGACGCGCTGGAGCGACTCGGCGACGTTCTGGTCGGGCAGCTTGCCCAGATCCTCGGCGACGATCGAATCGACCACGGCGACCGCATTGCGCTTGATGTCGATCGCGGCGCGCTCGGAAGCGCGGATGCCGGTGACCAGGATTTCCTCTTCCGCTGGTGCGGCTTCCTCGGCCGCCGGCGCGTCCTGCGCAAGGGCGGGCTGGGCCAGCGTCAGAGCGCCTCCGGCGACAGCACACAGCAACAGGGCACGGCGAAACTTCATCTTCCCCTCCTTGGAGATCCTTGTTTGACGCGAGAATGACGCAAGCCAATCCGTATGTCAAATTATCATAATACGTATTATAAATTGGCGCTCAGCGCACTCCACGGATCGGCAGCACGCACAATGCCGATCCGAACACGAAGACCACCGCCACCCAGAAGATCGCGCGGTAGTCATTGGCGAACAGGTACAGCAGTCCTGCCGCCATCAACGGGCTGATGATCTGGGGAATGTTCACCGCGGTGGTCAGGATGCCCAGGTCCTTGCCCTCGTCGCCGAGTGCGCTCTTGGGCAGCACCTGGGTCATCAGCGCCATGTCGATCGACATGAACAAGCCGTATCCGACCCCGATGATCGCGGCATAGGCCCACATGCCCTGCATGCTCGGCGCTGCGAGCGGCGCGACCATCGCGCAGCCCATGATCAGGCTGCCCAGGATCACGAAGGGTTTCCGCGCCTGGTATCTGTCCGAAAGCCAGCCCGAGATGAGCGAGGAGGCGACGAGGCAGATCAGCGTGACGACCGCCATATTGGCGATGGCGACGTTCGACGCCTCGTTGCCGAGGCCGATATAGTCGCGAAGGATATAGAGCAGATACGCGGCGACCGCCTGATATCCCATATAGATGAAGAAGCGGCTGGCGAACGCCCAGGCGAAATCGGGGTGCTCGCGCGGATTGATCCAGAAACCCTTCAGAAACTCCCGCCAGTGCACCGGCCGGTGAGGTAGATGGTCGCTCCGCGGCTCGCGATTGATCGCGACGAAAGCGAGACACGAGGCGGCGATAGCGCCCGCGAACAAGCCATAGGCGAGCACGCGTTCGCCCGCGAGGTAGCCCGCAACGACGGTGCCCGCGGTCAGTCCCGCGGTCATGCCCGCACCGACGATACCGCTCACGGCGCCGCGGTTTTCCGGCGCGAAGCGGTCGGCGATCAGCGTCGTCATCGCCGGCTGCATCGAATTGTAGGCGACCGCCGCCATCACCCACAGCACCATCAGCGACCAGAAGCTGGTCATCCACGAAACGCCGAACAACGCTGCCGACCCGATCAGCGATCCGATCGCGATCCAGGGCGAACGGCGGCCCCAGCGGCTGCGCGTGCGGTCGGAAAGCGCGCCCGCGATCGGGGTGGTCAACGTCGAGAAGACCGAGGTGATTCCGAACATCAGGGCGAGGTTGCCGACCTTCGACGCCTCGTCGAACTCGGCGATCTGATTGGGCAACAGCACGCCCATCACGCCGCTGTAGAGCGCCATCAGCAGGAAGAAATTGACCATCAGCGACAGCTGCAGCTTCGTGCGCTGCGGCCCGAGCACGTATGCGGGGTTGGTGTCGGCGGCGCTGGCCATGGTCTCTCCGGTGATCGCTTCTTCTGCTTCCGTCTGGTCTTACTCGGCCGCTTGCGGCCCATCGGGCACGAGCCGCAGTCCCGCGTGGCGCGGGCGCCGATGCGGTCCGCCGCTGCTGTTCCAGCCGGGTGCGGCGCCATTGGCAAGCGCTGCCTCGTCGATCTCGATTCCCAGGCCTGGCGCATCGCCCAGGCGGATGCCGCCATCGGTCACGACCTGGTCCACTTTCAGGCCCCTGGGCGCGTTCCAGTCCTGTACTTCGATCCCGATCATGTTGGGCATCGCCGCGGCGGCATGCGCCACCGGGTTGGCGTTGTAGCCGACCGGAGAGACGGGCAGGTTGCGCGCATGCGCGGCGGTGGCGACGCGCAGGAAATGGGTGATGCCCCAGACGCTGCCGGTCTGGACGACGTCCACCGCCCGTGCATCGAACAGCGGCGTGAACTGATCGAGCCCGGTCAGATTCTCGCCCGTCGCCACCGCGGCGCGGCAGGCGCGCGAGATGCGGGCATGGCCTTCGGCGTCCCAGCGGCGCACCGGCTCCTCGATCCAGGTGAGGTCGAGTTGCGCCTCGATCTCGGCGAGATGACGCACCGCCTGCTTGACGTTCCAGGCCTCGTTGACGTCGAGCATCATCGCGGGGCGGCTGGTATTGACCGACAGGATATCGCGCGCCGTCAGCAGCCGGCCGATGTCGCGGGCGGTGTCGCGGCCGCCCTTGATCTTGGCCGAGGAAAAGCCGCGCGAGGCCCAGTCGCGATAATGCGCGGCGAACGCATCGTCGGGCAGGCCGTAGCACAGGCCCGAAGCGTAGCCGGGTACGAACCGGTCGAGCGCGCCGAGCGTGCGCCACAGCGGTTCGTCCGCCATCTTGGCCTTGAGATCCCACAGCGCCATGTCGATCGCGGCGATCGCGCCATAGGTTGCGCCGGCGTGGCCGCTCTTGAATACATGCGCCAGCATCGAATCGTAAAGCGCGGTCACGGCGCGCGGATCCTGCCCTTCCACAGCGGGAAAGACGCGGGCGATATCGACATGCTGGCCGAGCCCGATGCCGGTCAATCCGCCATCAGTCTCCAGCAACAGGATCGGTACTTCGGTGACGCCGCTCTCGACCACCCCGTTCACGTCGCCCACCGGCCGACCCCAGTCGTGGGTCGTAGTCAGGCTGCGATATCCGGTGATCTTCATGCGTGGTGAGGCCCCTATGCCGGGCATTGCTTCCGCCCGCTGTCGAAACATAGTATGTATTATCTTTCTAAATCCGCAAGCCCCCGCAAACCGCAACCCCGCGGAACTGCAAGCCCTTGACGGATCGGGCTTTCCGGCTTCACCCTTTCTGTACGAGGGCGTACAAGAGTGATTGGGAAGCGAACCGGGTGAGCGAGACAGGCGAATGAACAGCGAAGCAACGGCCGCGCATCAGCGGGTCCGCCGGCGCCCGCGCCTGTCGACTGCGGTGGTCGAGGATCTGGTTAATGCGATCGTCATGGGCACCTATCCGGTCGGCACCGCGCTGCCGCCCGAAAACATGCTGTGCGAGATGTACGATGTCAGCCGCACCGTGGTGCGCGAGGCGACGACGGCGCTGACCGAGAAGGGGCTGGTCGTCTCGCAACAGGGGCGCGGCACGATCGTGCGCGGCAGTCGCGCGTGGAACATGCTCGATCCGATGATCCTCTCCGCGCTGTTCCAGGGCGAGGAGGGGCTGCGCTATCTCGACAATCTGTCCGAGATCCGCACGCTGCTCGAATCGGCCATGGCGGCGAAGGCGGCGGCGAACGCCACGCCCGAAGCCGTCGCAGAACTCGCTGCCCAGATCGACAAGCTCGAAACGCTGGTGACGATGCCTTCGGCCTATGTGGTCGAGGATCTGCGCTTCCACGACATCATCATGGATATGTCGGGCGATCGCCTCAGCAAGGCGATCATCGACGGTATCCAGTCCGAAGCGCTGCGCACCCATGGCTATTCGGGCAAGCTCAGCGTCGAGCATGTCAAGCTGACCCATGCCGCGCACCGCAGCGTCTATGAGGCGATCGCCGCGCGCGATCCCGACCGCGCGTCGAAGGCGATGCGCGAGCATATCGCCGGATCCTGGGAAAAGCGGCGGGCGCAGCCGCGGGGGTAGCTCTGGAAGTCGTCACCCCAGCAGTTTGTTTCTTGGCGGATCTCAGGGCCGCCGTGCCATCGCGCGAATGACCGGAAGGGATGGAAAGTGGTCGCAACCCCTCTCCGTCATCCCGGCCTTGTGCCGGGATCCACGGCGCCCCGGGGCGATGCGATCAAGCCTTTTCCCTCCTGCTCGCCTCCCGGTGGATCCCGGCACAAGGCCGGGATGACGGTCTATGCGCAATGGCTGCAATTAATCGCTTCCTGCCAGTCCGCTTTTGGCCGCCGCTTCACCCCCTGGAACGACCGAAATTGGGGTGGAAAGCTGCCGTTCGCTTCTTCTCCCTCTCCCGCTGGCGGGAGAGGGCCGGGGTGAGGGTCTTCTTCTTCTTCTTCTTCTTCTGCCTTCGCTGAGGACGTGACCCAAGCGGTTGGATGGAAACGAACAAGAAGACCCTCCCCAACCCCTCCCGCAAGCGGGAGGGGCTAAGAAGTGCGAATGTCCGAATGGGGGGTCGCTTGCCGACAGTCGGATTTTTCAGCGCCGGTTCCGGTATCGGACAATGGGGAAGCCCCATCCTCCGCAACTGCCCTGGCGGATCCCGGCGGGAAGGCCGGGATGACGGTGTCGGCTAGGCTTGCTCCGCCAGTGCGTAGATCCGCTCCATCTCGACCCAGGTCTGATCGGGCGCGAAGGGCAGCGATTTCTGAAAGCTCGCCATCAGCGCGTCCCATGCCGCGACCTCCGGATTCGCTTCGTCCCGCAGGCGCTTCACCTCGGGGTCGGGCGCGCGATCGGTGTCCTGTTCCATCACCATGAACATGCGGTCGCCGATCAGCCAGATTTCGAGCGACTCGACTCCGTCGGCACGGATCGCGGCATTCACCGCGGCGGGCGGCCCGCCGGGCTCGTGCCAGCGGCGATAGGCGGCGATCAGGCCGGGATCGTCGTGCAGATCGACGGCAAAGCAGCGGCGGACGATTGGCATTCTACGATTCTCCGGAACGTCGATTGACGCGTTGCGCCATCCTGCCCTAAACATCATACATCGTACAATATGATGATGGAGCGGGATGGTGCCAAGGCTCTATGGCGAGACCCTTAACCGGCGCGACCTTGCCGCGCGATCGGGTTCGCTTTCGCAATTCGCGGGCGTGCGTCTGTCGACGCTGGGCGACGGGGTCGAGCGCGGGGTGCGGCAACTGGAGTTCCGCACCGGATCGGGCCTGCGTTTCACGGTGCTGGTCGATCGCGCGATGGACATCGCCGAGTGCGAGCATAATGGCCGCGCGGTCGGCTGGCATTCGCCCTCGGGCTTCCGCCACCCCGGGCTGCACGATTATGAGGGCGAGGGCGGCCTTGGCTGGTTCCGCTCGATGTCGGGCCTGCTCGTCACTTGCGGCCTCGACCATGTCCTGTTCATGCACGACGATCCCGCCGGCCATTATCATTACGGCCCGCGCGAGAAGGTGTCCTCCTCGCTCCACGGCCGCATCGGCACCATCCCCGCGCGGCTGACCGGCTATGGCGAAAGCTGGGAGGGCGAGCGCTGCGTCCTCTGGGCCGAGGGGGTTGTCCAGCAATCGACCGTGTTCGGCGAAGACCTTCATCTCATCCGCCGGATCGAGGCGGATGTCGGCGGCGACGAGATCAGGCTGCACGATCGCGTGGTCAATCACGGCTTCTACCGCACCCCGCACATGTACTGCTACCATATCAACGTCAGCCATCCGGTGGTGGCCGAAGGCTCGCGCTACGTCGCGCCGGTCCGGGACGTGATCTGGGCCGCGCATCAGGACAAGTATCGCGACCAGAATACGGGTTACCGCACCCTCCCCGCGCCGATCGTCAATTTCCACGAGCAGGTGTGGCAGCACGACATGGCTGCCGATGCAGACGGCAAGGTCAATGTCGCGCTGGTCAACGAGGCGCTCGGCTTCGGGTTCGAGGTCGAGACGCGCAAGGACCAGTTCCCCGCCATGTACGAGTGGCAGAATCTGCACGCCGGCCATTACGCCGTGGGGATCGAGCCTTCGACCAACCATGTCATGGGCAAGGATTTCGCGCGCGAGCGTGGCGAGCTGATCTGGCTCGAGCATGGCGAGGCGCGGCGCTACGACAGCGTCTTCCGTATCCTCCCCGATGCCGAAGCCGTCGCCGACGCCGTGCAGCGGATCGAGGGCGTAGCGCTCCAGCCCGCCGAAGACTATCCCGTGCCCTCGGGCAATTTCCCGCCGATCGGGGGCGCCAAGTGAAGGGCCGCACGGTTCTTTACACCGGGGCGGCCGGCGGCCTTGGCCTCGACACGACATTGCTGCTGATCGAGCGCGGCGCGACGGTGGTCGCGATCGACCATGATCTCGCCAAGGTCGAGGCGCTCGAGGCGGCGGCACGCGGGAAGGGGCCGGGGAGGCTGATCGTCTCGACGGCGGATCTCGCCGATCTCGACCGGCTGCGCGTCACGCTCGACATCCTGATCGAGGAAACCGGCGGGTTCGATGTCGTCATCAACAATGCCGCAATCTACCCGTCCAAGCCGTTCGAGGACTATTCGATCGCGGAGCATCAGGCGATCCAGCGCGTCAATGTCGACGCGGGCATCGTCGCGGTGCAGGCGGCGCTGCCGGGGATGCAGGCAAAGGGATTTGGTCGCATCATCAACGTCTCAAGCATCACCATTTCGGGCGGCTGGGCCAACCTCTCGCCCTATGTGGCCTCGAAGATGGCGCTGGTCGGCCTCACCCGTGCGTGGGCGCGCGAATTCGGCGCCTGGGGCGTCACCGTCAACGCGATCGCGCCCGGCGCCTTCCCGACCGACGCCGAGAAGATCCATCCCGACCCCGAGGGCTATA
This genomic interval carries:
- a CDS encoding tetratricopeptide repeat protein, with product MPDTDALLRIAYNAAEAGNFAHALQCYERGAALGDAMCLQALGYMYDVGEGVAADKAMAMALYRKAWKRGSHAAATNIAALYREMGKKRTMFRWYERVARAGDGSAQLEMAKCYLSGTGVRKDVQAALRCLAAANASDYITQYEREEAQAMLVGLKPAIVNGS
- a CDS encoding FadR/GntR family transcriptional regulator, encoding MNEQKGSEKDEPRFGRFARNIRSSHDQVAQTLGNEILSGVIAPGAKLPQEAEILARFGISRTVLREVFKTLTAKGLIVSKTRVGTTVLDSSHWNYFDADILAWKVSQGFDMAFLRDLAEIRVAIESAAARAAAERRTDEDLAEMRRHLAGMRDATDSARDFAEADLQFHKAIGRASDNALMRSLSAVIETALMASFRMSSPVNEAEEHQTSVRGHAQIVDAIEAGDGERAARAMRDIIGHGVSRIEKSTAKRRK
- a CDS encoding TonB-dependent receptor, whose amino-acid sequence is MKFRRALLLCAVAGGALTLAQPALAQDAPAAEEAAPAEEEILVTGIRASERAAIDIKRNAVAVVDSIVAEDLGKLPDQNVAESLQRVAGVTIERNRGEGRYVTVRGFGPKFNAVTVNGRTLATDNNGREFSFDVIPSEIISGADVYKSPQANLNGSSIGATINVKTLRPLDQKTGFKFAGAATGMWSEIADSWNPEFSGVASWKNDAGTFGVALAGVWAKQDNRIDEFTIGAGHVRRSSTDSYYTAGGVAGARVGPGVTPFSGVSMPSNLSPFFFEREMTRWGFNAAVQMRPSDKLTVTIDALVSKARFIEQQTGLAYDFSGGTLVEQVVKGGSIVNGVQTGGEAVYQRYVGGFVDQIIQYDDRNVTTSQFGINVDWRPTDDLKVGLDMSLSDARKRGHANNLFTTIRRKNIDHWFDRRSGSPIYDYGFTSPNYANAATNPQGVTAHYYIWGGGSDGDDEIEEYKADVEWKPGGGNLTLTAGVMASSRIKSIDGYETPFDQQCRYCGSDRVLPASLFESTGRNFFASHDGNILRDWLIYDPHALVRQVDQFATQDGLVFDPAVRSATASSVIDEKVKSAYLMGSLDTEVAGMPLVINLGLRYENTDYTSSGASRTIVSARPRLDANGNPTGQNDIILTPTAVPVNFRGKYDDWLPSLNMRLSVTDDLILRFAASKVMTRPTLTDLSPRMSVQTNPGNETIRRGNPDLQPFRADQVELGAEWYFARDSLINVAAFYKKIGSFVTTVTTDEIVDQIKFRVTVPANGKGATVKGFEVGYRQSFGNWLPAPFDGFGVQTSFNYTESDAQYPSIVAGQSYSLEGLSEYSYSLVGFYEKYGVQARVAYTYRDDFLQTAIGRNSEQEYFKGYGQLDVSLAYDVTSNFTIFADAVNLNNAKEFLYSMSEDRTKEYRTTGRRVSAGVRVRF
- a CDS encoding MFS transporter, with product MASAADTNPAYVLGPQRTKLQLSLMVNFFLLMALYSGVMGVLLPNQIAEFDEASKVGNLALMFGITSVFSTLTTPIAGALSDRTRSRWGRRSPWIAIGSLIGSAALFGVSWMTSFWSLMVLWVMAAVAYNSMQPAMTTLIADRFAPENRGAVSGIVGAGMTAGLTAGTVVAGYLAGERVLAYGLFAGAIAASCLAFVAINREPRSDHLPHRPVHWREFLKGFWINPREHPDFAWAFASRFFIYMGYQAVAAYLLYILRDYIGLGNEASNVAIANMAVVTLICLVASSLISGWLSDRYQARKPFVILGSLIMGCAMVAPLAAPSMQGMWAYAAIIGVGYGLFMSIDMALMTQVLPKSALGDEGKDLGILTTAVNIPQIISPLMAAGLLYLFANDYRAIFWVAVVFVFGSALCVLPIRGVR
- a CDS encoding mandelate racemase/muconate lactonizing enzyme family protein, whose protein sequence is MKITGYRSLTTTHDWGRPVGDVNGVVESGVTEVPILLLETDGGLTGIGLGQHVDIARVFPAVEGQDPRAVTALYDSMLAHVFKSGHAGATYGAIAAIDMALWDLKAKMADEPLWRTLGALDRFVPGYASGLCYGLPDDAFAAHYRDWASRGFSSAKIKGGRDTARDIGRLLTARDILSVNTSRPAMMLDVNEAWNVKQAVRHLAEIEAQLDLTWIEEPVRRWDAEGHARISRACRAAVATGENLTGLDQFTPLFDARAVDVVQTGSVWGITHFLRVATAAHARNLPVSPVGYNANPVAHAAAAMPNMIGIEVQDWNAPRGLKVDQVVTDGGIRLGDAPGLGIEIDEAALANGAAPGWNSSGGPHRRPRHAGLRLVPDGPQAAE
- a CDS encoding FadR/GntR family transcriptional regulator, which gives rise to MNSEATAAHQRVRRRPRLSTAVVEDLVNAIVMGTYPVGTALPPENMLCEMYDVSRTVVREATTALTEKGLVVSQQGRGTIVRGSRAWNMLDPMILSALFQGEEGLRYLDNLSEIRTLLESAMAAKAAANATPEAVAELAAQIDKLETLVTMPSAYVVEDLRFHDIIMDMSGDRLSKAIIDGIQSEALRTHGYSGKLSVEHVKLTHAAHRSVYEAIAARDPDRASKAMREHIAGSWEKRRAQPRG
- a CDS encoding L-rhamnose mutarotase; amino-acid sequence: MPIVRRCFAVDLHDDPGLIAAYRRWHEPGGPPAAVNAAIRADGVESLEIWLIGDRMFMVMEQDTDRAPDPEVKRLRDEANPEVAAWDALMASFQKSLPFAPDQTWVEMERIYALAEQA
- a CDS encoding aldose 1-epimerase family protein — encoded protein: MVPRLYGETLNRRDLAARSGSLSQFAGVRLSTLGDGVERGVRQLEFRTGSGLRFTVLVDRAMDIAECEHNGRAVGWHSPSGFRHPGLHDYEGEGGLGWFRSMSGLLVTCGLDHVLFMHDDPAGHYHYGPREKVSSSLHGRIGTIPARLTGYGESWEGERCVLWAEGVVQQSTVFGEDLHLIRRIEADVGGDEIRLHDRVVNHGFYRTPHMYCYHINVSHPVVAEGSRYVAPVRDVIWAAHQDKYRDQNTGYRTLPAPIVNFHEQVWQHDMAADADGKVNVALVNEALGFGFEVETRKDQFPAMYEWQNLHAGHYAVGIEPSTNHVMGKDFARERGELIWLEHGEARRYDSVFRILPDAEAVADAVQRIEGVALQPAEDYPVPSGNFPPIGGAK
- a CDS encoding SDR family NAD(P)-dependent oxidoreductase; amino-acid sequence: MKGRTVLYTGAAGGLGLDTTLLLIERGATVVAIDHDLAKVEALEAAARGKGPGRLIVSTADLADLDRLRVTLDILIEETGGFDVVINNAAIYPSKPFEDYSIAEHQAIQRVNVDAGIVAVQAALPGMQAKGFGRIINVSSITISGGWANLSPYVASKMALVGLTRAWAREFGAWGVTVNAIAPGAFPTDAEKIHPDPEGYNRMVLDAQSIKRRGTARDIANAIAFFASDESGFVTGQTLHVNGGWTMN